One window from the genome of bacterium encodes:
- a CDS encoding 2-oxoisovalerate dehydrogenase, which yields MSEHSEIIFEVREAEEGGYWARALGVDIFTQGEDWEDLKVMVKDAVELFFNDQTQRPRVVRLMLMTTREEVVPLDSFRASA from the coding sequence ATGTCTGAACATTCAGAAATAATCTTTGAGGTCCGCGAGGCGGAAGAAGGCGGCTACTGGGCGCGCGCGCTGGGCGTGGACATCTTTACACAAGGTGAAGATTGGGAAGACCTAAAAGTTATGGTGAAAGACGCCGTCGAACTCTTCTTTAATGACCAGACGCAGCGTCCACGTGTTGTCCGGTTGATGCTGATGACCACTCGAGAGGAAGTCGTTCCGCTGGATTCATTTCGCGCTTCCGCTTGA
- a CDS encoding DUF2892 domain-containing protein, with protein sequence MTKNVGSADKLVRIVIGVGLLIWGIVTKNWLGAIGFIPLVTALMNWCPLYSLCGGSTCQTKPTAK encoded by the coding sequence ATGACAAAGAACGTTGGGTCGGCGGACAAATTGGTTCGCATCGTAATCGGCGTCGGCTTGCTCATTTGGGGTATTGTCACAAAGAACTGGCTGGGTGCCATCGGGTTCATCCCGCTTGTGACTGCATTAATGAACTGGTGCCCGTTGTATTCGCTCTGCGGTGGCAGTACCTGCCAGACAAAACCGACGGCCAAGTAA
- a CDS encoding type II toxin-antitoxin system HicA family toxin — protein MTRIPQDVRPTELIKFLESLGFERARQSGSHIIMKHYGPPERTIAIPAHRTLKAGTLRSILQSVSLQTGLSLEDLARKL, from the coding sequence ATGACTCGCATTCCGCAAGACGTACGGCCCACTGAACTGATCAAGTTCTTGGAGTCGCTTGGGTTTGAGCGAGCAAGACAATCGGGAAGCCATATCATCATGAAGCACTACGGTCCGCCTGAGAGAACAATCGCGATACCCGCGCACCGTACACTTAAGGCCGGGACTTTGCGTAGCATCCTGCAATCTGTGTCTTTACAGACTGGACTTTCACTCGAAGACTTGGCCAGGAAGTTGTAG
- a CDS encoding KamA family radical SAM protein, whose product MRNPKYVVRLKQVGELSAQTRDELQAVTDKFVFRSNDYYQELINWDDPDDPIKQLIMPNIRELDDWGKLDASGEHSYVKVPGLEHKYPSTALLLCSDVCAGYCRYCFRKRLFMNDNEEVVKDVTPGVEYIRSHRQITNVLLTGGDPLILATLRLEEILDQLFAIPHVRIVRIGSKLPAFNPYRILRDPKLTDLFRKYSAGDRQVYIMGHFDHPRELTDVAIEGLRALMNSGAIVVNQNPIIRGVNDSADTLRELWDKLSYIGVPPYYIFQCRPTLGNSPFTTPIERNLAIVEEARKQLSGLAKRVRYVMSHFTGKIEIVTMTEKLIIFRYHSAADPANESRVMIFERNPEAVWLDDYTEMVDTHVVADEALADLAA is encoded by the coding sequence ATGAGAAATCCGAAATACGTCGTCCGCCTCAAGCAGGTGGGAGAGCTTTCCGCGCAGACGAGAGACGAGTTGCAAGCCGTGACAGACAAGTTCGTTTTTCGCAGCAACGACTACTATCAGGAGCTCATTAACTGGGACGACCCGGACGATCCCATCAAGCAACTCATCATGCCCAACATCCGCGAATTGGATGATTGGGGTAAGCTGGACGCATCCGGCGAGCATTCCTATGTCAAGGTTCCGGGCCTCGAACATAAGTATCCGTCCACCGCGCTGCTCTTATGCAGCGATGTCTGCGCAGGCTATTGCCGCTACTGCTTCCGCAAGCGGCTGTTCATGAACGATAATGAGGAGGTCGTCAAAGATGTCACGCCGGGTGTCGAGTACATCCGGTCGCATCGTCAAATTACCAACGTCCTGCTCACGGGCGGCGATCCGCTGATTCTTGCGACACTCCGGCTGGAAGAGATTCTCGACCAACTCTTCGCTATTCCGCATGTGAGAATTGTCCGCATCGGTTCCAAACTGCCCGCTTTCAATCCCTACCGGATTCTGCGCGATCCCAAGCTGACTGATCTGTTTCGCAAGTATTCTGCAGGTGACCGTCAGGTCTACATCATGGGCCACTTCGACCATCCGCGCGAACTGACCGATGTTGCAATTGAGGGACTGCGCGCGTTGATGAACTCCGGAGCAATAGTCGTCAATCAGAATCCGATTATTCGCGGAGTGAACGATTCGGCGGATACCCTGCGCGAACTATGGGACAAACTTTCGTATATCGGCGTGCCGCCATATTACATCTTTCAGTGCCGGCCGACTTTGGGAAATTCGCCGTTTACGACTCCTATTGAACGTAATCTGGCAATCGTCGAAGAGGCTCGCAAGCAGCTTTCCGGCTTGGCAAAACGCGTGCGATATGTCATGTCGCACTTCACAGGCAAGATTGAAATCGTGACGATGACCGAAAAGTTGATTATCTTCCGCTATCACAGTGCGGCCGACCCCGCAAATGAGAGTCGTGTGATGATCTTCGAGCGCAACCCTGAAGCGGTTTGGCTGGATGACTACACAGAGATGGTGGATACGCATGTCGTGGCCGATGAAGCGCTGGCGGACTTGGCCGCCTGA
- a CDS encoding T9SS type A sorting domain-containing protein, translated as MIRFALFLSIAVSVMFAHAAPSPTKPMHNVKPVSGAEQSAFRNVPDPSTYGPLRHSLDDLVGTSYVAGTTWYDYQHNGTSGKMIAVDELGFVHITWTNGLNFNSSSRHAYYNVWDPTTGEFTIPAGQVNSAGRGGYVSGAVLPNGFFFPAFHQEIVANRAHSAAAIDLIERAGAYTSFEPGYLYEGAQAMEIIWPKIAIDTQGRLHMVSTENPLSGQAGDPQSIYYSRGTPVFDGPFGVQIIWDVVDAPREFLELDTVMVISPDIACSRNSNRVVIAWSDSRDDLQGNPTQYNNDIKYIVSEDGGNSWSAQVNVTNFIYADEDCPSGDTLVCDADTFRAYTDVSVILDEDDDIHLAFMTVHYYSLEGTISRYSSQLWHWGSDSGYVSPIFAHTAAYFDTNWADDLGDWQYTLQRPNLAIDTETGHLYCCFVRADSANYSVNGIPMQDIWVAKSWNEGVAWTSAINVTNTNTGQLVPVGQSAHERDATLSETVTTYNGERYLHMSYVFDLDAGGAVGDTPTGTPTLNPVHYQRINIADIPNAPLWDNQWPVLHVDSTDMPPQVTSTAHERPALPQRFTLHQNYPNPFNPSTSIQFDLAQGSRVTLKVFNVLGEEVATLLDNAALTAGTQIVTFDASGLASGVYLYRLDMQGLTQTRKMVLMK; from the coding sequence ATGATTCGGTTTGCTCTGTTTCTTTCTATTGCCGTAAGCGTGATGTTCGCTCACGCTGCCCCCAGTCCGACAAAGCCCATGCACAATGTGAAGCCTGTGAGCGGAGCGGAACAGTCGGCATTTCGTAACGTCCCCGATCCCTCGACCTACGGCCCGCTGCGCCACTCACTGGATGATCTGGTTGGGACAAGCTATGTGGCCGGAACAACATGGTACGATTACCAGCACAACGGGACATCCGGGAAGATGATTGCGGTAGACGAACTGGGTTTTGTGCACATTACGTGGACAAACGGCCTGAACTTCAATTCATCCTCACGGCACGCCTATTACAACGTGTGGGATCCCACCACTGGTGAATTCACAATCCCTGCCGGACAAGTGAATTCCGCAGGTCGCGGTGGCTACGTGAGCGGCGCTGTGCTGCCCAACGGCTTCTTCTTCCCGGCCTTTCATCAGGAAATCGTCGCCAATCGAGCACACTCCGCTGCCGCGATTGACCTCATCGAACGCGCCGGCGCCTACACGTCCTTCGAGCCGGGCTATTTGTACGAAGGCGCTCAGGCCATGGAAATCATCTGGCCGAAAATCGCCATCGACACGCAAGGCAGACTGCACATGGTTTCCACCGAGAACCCTCTTTCCGGGCAGGCAGGCGACCCACAGTCTATCTACTACTCACGCGGAACTCCCGTGTTTGACGGTCCCTTTGGTGTCCAGATTATCTGGGATGTAGTGGATGCGCCGCGCGAGTTTCTCGAACTCGATACGGTTATGGTGATTTCGCCGGATATTGCCTGCTCGCGAAATTCCAACCGCGTGGTGATCGCGTGGTCAGACAGCCGCGACGACCTGCAGGGAAATCCCACCCAATACAACAACGACATCAAGTATATCGTCTCCGAAGACGGCGGCAACTCGTGGAGTGCGCAGGTCAACGTCACGAATTTCATCTACGCCGATGAAGACTGCCCGTCCGGCGACACTCTTGTCTGCGATGCCGATACCTTTCGCGCCTATACGGATGTCTCGGTCATCCTCGACGAGGATGACGACATTCACCTTGCGTTCATGACGGTGCATTACTACTCGCTCGAAGGAACGATTTCCCGCTATTCGTCTCAGCTTTGGCATTGGGGAAGTGATTCGGGCTATGTCTCGCCCATCTTTGCTCACACGGCGGCCTACTTCGATACGAACTGGGCCGATGACCTCGGCGACTGGCAATATACGCTGCAACGCCCGAATCTGGCGATTGATACGGAAACGGGCCATCTCTATTGCTGCTTCGTGCGCGCGGACTCCGCCAACTATTCGGTCAACGGAATCCCGATGCAGGACATTTGGGTCGCCAAGTCGTGGAACGAAGGTGTAGCCTGGACTTCGGCAATTAACGTCACCAACACCAATACGGGCCAGCTTGTTCCGGTCGGCCAGAGCGCACATGAACGGGATGCCACGTTGTCGGAAACCGTGACGACCTACAACGGCGAGCGGTATTTGCATATGAGCTACGTGTTCGACCTGGATGCGGGCGGCGCGGTGGGGGATACCCCGACCGGAACACCGACTCTCAATCCCGTGCACTATCAGCGCATCAACATCGCGGATATTCCCAATGCGCCGCTGTGGGACAATCAATGGCCCGTCCTGCACGTGGATTCCACCGATATGCCGCCGCAGGTCACGAGCACGGCGCACGAGCGTCCTGCGCTTCCGCAGCGGTTCACGTTGCATCAAAACTATCCGAATCCGTTCAATCCGAGCACTTCGATTCAGTTCGATTTGGCGCAAGGTTCGCGCGTGACCTTGAAAGTCTTCAATGTGCTCGGTGAAGAAGTCGCGACACTGCTGGACAATGCGGCGTTGACGGCTGGGACGCAAATCGTGACCTTCGACGCATCAGGATTGGCGTCGGGTGTCTACCTCTACCGCTTGGACATGCAGGGTCTTACTCAGACCCGCAAGATGGTATTGATGAAATGA
- the hpaE gene encoding 5-carboxymethyl-2-hydroxymuconate semialdehyde dehydrogenase: protein MHHVQHYINNHFVPSDSGETFEILSPLNNTVIGQCASGQPADVDKAAKAARNAFDSGVWSKMKVKDRAKKIRTIGDLILKHANTVAELEIVDTGIPRAQITKGAIPRAADNFYFFADQLEALRGDAYTVNDEWMNYVIYRPVGVAGLITPWNTPFMLETWKVAPALASGCTVVLKPAEWSPLSASQLCKIMQEADLPPGVFNCVHGYGESAGAPLVAHPMVNLISFTGETTTGQIIIKNGADTLKRYSMELGGKSPNIVFSDVDMERAIDGALWQVYSLNGERCTAASRLFLQENIHDEFVNRLAERVRRIKVGDPNDMATEVGPLIHHEHWARVRGYMDVARQDGATILVGGDRPAEFEKGNYFAPTLITNATNTMRIAQEEVFGPVLTVLKFKDEHDAVRQANDIKYGLAGYVWTNDIERAHRVAAALECGMVWINAQNVRDLRLPFGGSKWSGIGREGGELSFKEFFMEAKSVHLPLKPAHVPRLGG, encoded by the coding sequence ATGCATCACGTCCAACACTATATCAACAACCACTTTGTCCCGTCAGACTCCGGCGAGACGTTCGAAATTCTCTCTCCGTTGAACAACACGGTCATCGGTCAATGCGCATCAGGCCAGCCCGCCGATGTGGACAAGGCCGCCAAAGCCGCGCGCAATGCCTTCGATAGCGGCGTGTGGTCCAAAATGAAAGTCAAAGACCGCGCGAAGAAAATCCGCACGATCGGCGACCTCATCTTGAAGCATGCGAACACCGTGGCCGAGCTGGAGATTGTGGACACCGGCATTCCGCGCGCACAGATCACCAAAGGCGCGATCCCCCGCGCGGCGGACAATTTCTATTTCTTTGCGGATCAGTTGGAAGCTCTGCGCGGTGACGCCTACACCGTCAATGATGAGTGGATGAACTATGTCATCTACCGTCCCGTCGGTGTCGCGGGTCTGATCACGCCGTGGAATACTCCGTTCATGCTCGAAACGTGGAAGGTCGCTCCTGCGCTGGCGAGCGGCTGCACGGTCGTCTTGAAGCCCGCCGAATGGTCCCCGCTCTCCGCCTCGCAACTCTGCAAAATCATGCAGGAGGCCGATCTCCCGCCCGGTGTGTTTAACTGCGTGCATGGCTACGGCGAATCCGCCGGTGCGCCGCTCGTCGCCCATCCGATGGTGAATCTGATTTCCTTCACGGGTGAAACCACGACGGGTCAGATCATCATCAAGAACGGCGCGGACACCTTGAAGCGCTATTCGATGGAGCTGGGCGGTAAATCCCCCAACATCGTCTTTTCCGATGTGGACATGGAGCGCGCGATTGACGGAGCACTTTGGCAGGTCTATTCGCTGAATGGCGAGCGCTGCACCGCCGCGTCACGGCTGTTCCTGCAGGAGAATATTCACGACGAATTTGTAAATCGCCTCGCCGAGCGCGTGCGCCGGATCAAAGTTGGTGACCCCAACGACATGGCGACTGAAGTCGGCCCGCTGATTCATCATGAGCACTGGGCGCGCGTCCGAGGCTACATGGACGTCGCGCGGCAGGACGGCGCAACAATTCTTGTCGGCGGTGACCGTCCGGCGGAGTTTGAGAAAGGCAACTATTTCGCACCGACGTTGATTACAAACGCGACAAACACCATGCGCATCGCGCAGGAGGAAGTCTTCGGCCCCGTGCTGACCGTGCTGAAATTCAAGGATGAGCACGATGCGGTCCGGCAGGCCAACGACATCAAGTATGGCTTGGCGGGCTACGTCTGGACCAATGACATCGAACGCGCGCATCGTGTCGCCGCTGCTTTGGAATGCGGCATGGTCTGGATCAACGCGCAGAACGTCCGCGACTTACGCCTGCCCTTCGGCGGCTCCAAGTGGAGCGGCATCGGCCGCGAAGGCGGCGAACTCTCTTTCAAGGAATTCTTCATGGAAGCCAAGTCCGTGCACTTGCCTTTGAAACCCGCACACGTCCCAAGGCTGGGTGGATAG
- a CDS encoding Crp/Fnr family transcriptional regulator → MLSQCQLAQLESGVMVYREGEACTRIAFVGEGSIRVYKRHEGGREITLYHVRSTESCILTTSCALTGQRYPATAEVEPEHPVIAAVTSPEVFLNWVNNHQVVRDYVFNSMSQRIVDMMSLIEEITFGKMDHRIAYFLLEKFTGEGTYLRSIHITHEQIADELGTAREVVSRLLKEFERSGAVELGRGRVRMVNEALLRTFSGENT, encoded by the coding sequence ATGCTCTCGCAGTGTCAACTGGCGCAGCTGGAAAGCGGCGTCATGGTCTATCGAGAAGGCGAGGCCTGTACCCGCATCGCATTTGTCGGCGAAGGCAGTATCCGCGTCTACAAGCGTCACGAGGGCGGCAGGGAGATTACCCTCTATCATGTGCGCTCAACTGAGAGCTGCATCCTAACCACGTCCTGTGCCTTGACCGGACAGCGCTATCCTGCGACGGCCGAGGTCGAGCCGGAGCATCCGGTGATTGCGGCCGTGACCTCTCCCGAGGTGTTTTTGAACTGGGTGAACAATCATCAGGTCGTTCGTGACTACGTATTCAACTCGATGAGTCAGCGCATCGTGGATATGATGTCATTGATTGAAGAGATTACCTTTGGCAAGATGGATCACCGCATCGCATATTTTCTCTTGGAGAAGTTTACGGGAGAAGGCACGTATTTACGCAGCATCCATATCACTCACGAACAGATCGCGGACGAGTTGGGCACGGCGCGCGAGGTGGTTTCACGATTGTTAAAGGAGTTCGAACGATCCGGTGCAGTGGAGCTGGGGCGGGGAAGGGTAAGAATGGTCAATGAAGCATTGCTCAGGACGTTTTCGGGTGAGAACACATAA
- a CDS encoding fumarylacetoacetate hydrolase family protein: protein MKLARWAANGQLHQGVFSNNTLTSQDGTEHHPDHVIWLPPNWPGKVIGIALNFADHAKELNLAKPELPAIFLKPQTSLIGHKAAVHMPPKSEYMHYEVELVAIIGRRCRYVKAKHALDYVQGYTIGNDVTIRDHIGPYFRPPLIGKGWDTFGPIGPYIVTADEFGSPHEVDLKTYVNNELRQHGTTKDLIYSLEEMIEYCSMIMTLEEGDQIWTGTPAGLSHVYPGDTMRLEIQGIGALENTVVQGNQQLSPILGK, encoded by the coding sequence TTGAAACTCGCACGCTGGGCCGCCAACGGCCAACTACATCAGGGAGTGTTTAGCAACAACACTCTGACCTCGCAGGACGGAACCGAGCATCATCCCGACCATGTCATCTGGCTGCCGCCCAACTGGCCCGGCAAAGTCATCGGCATCGCGCTGAATTTCGCGGATCATGCCAAGGAACTCAATCTCGCTAAACCCGAACTTCCCGCAATCTTCCTGAAGCCGCAAACGTCGCTCATCGGCCATAAAGCCGCCGTGCACATGCCGCCGAAGAGCGAATATATGCACTACGAAGTCGAACTGGTGGCGATTATCGGACGCAGGTGCCGCTATGTGAAAGCCAAGCATGCACTGGACTACGTGCAGGGCTACACCATCGGCAACGATGTGACGATCCGCGACCACATCGGCCCCTATTTTCGCCCGCCGCTGATTGGCAAAGGCTGGGATACCTTCGGTCCGATAGGACCCTACATCGTCACGGCCGATGAGTTCGGCTCGCCGCACGAAGTGGACTTGAAAACATATGTCAACAATGAGTTGCGCCAGCACGGCACGACGAAAGACCTGATCTACTCTCTTGAGGAAATGATTGAGTATTGTTCGATGATCATGACGCTCGAAGAGGGTGATCAAATTTGGACCGGCACTCCCGCTGGTCTGTCGCACGTCTATCCCGGCGACACGATGCGCTTGGAGATTCAGGGCATCGGCGCGCTCGAGAACACCGTTGTGCAGGGCAATCAGCAGTTGTCGCCGATCTTGGGGAAATAG
- a CDS encoding AAA family ATPase, which translates to MNKTPSNPDKIPENASRLLKYHDSENVAEPDYDLNIPHEGTETKSGGGVDSIDFKLRPTELEAYLRQYVVHQDEAIEILATKICTHFHRRKWEAEHPSKEPTVGRIKSNILMIGPTGVGKTYIVKLIADKIGVPFVKGDATKFSETGYVGGDVDDLVRDLVREAGGDMALAEYGIIYVDEIDKIAASGSIVGPDVSRSGVQRALLKLMEDTEVDLRTPHDLASQMEAMMETQRKGKAVRKKVSTRNMLFIMSGAFSGLAEIVRRRLSKGTMGFQRTGEIPTKDEELLKRVTTTDLIQYGFESEFVGRLPVTAQLTELNEEALYDVLRNPHSAVIQGKVRDFAAYGIELTFDDAALREMARRAHALGIGARGLTSVAERALIKFEKLLPSSTLRALHVTVELINHPDQVAAELLVTDAINTFQRGFLEKHGLVLEIPVESHRWIREHLDDEPVHIVYRLQQMFSNYEYGMKLAGKQNLQVTPEVLSGPEQYLDAMIKKAYTERGET; encoded by the coding sequence ATGAATAAAACTCCCTCGAACCCGGACAAGATTCCCGAAAACGCCAGTAGACTCCTGAAGTATCACGACAGCGAAAACGTCGCAGAGCCGGACTATGACTTAAACATCCCGCACGAGGGGACTGAAACGAAGTCCGGCGGCGGGGTGGACTCAATTGATTTCAAGCTTCGCCCGACCGAGCTTGAGGCCTACCTGCGGCAATATGTGGTGCATCAGGACGAAGCGATAGAAATCCTCGCGACGAAAATCTGCACGCACTTTCACCGTCGCAAATGGGAAGCTGAGCATCCTTCGAAGGAGCCTACGGTGGGCCGCATCAAGTCGAATATTCTGATGATCGGACCTACGGGTGTGGGCAAGACTTACATCGTGAAGTTGATTGCGGACAAGATCGGTGTTCCATTTGTCAAAGGCGATGCAACGAAGTTTTCCGAGACCGGATACGTCGGCGGGGACGTGGATGATCTGGTGCGTGATTTGGTGCGCGAAGCCGGCGGGGATATGGCACTGGCCGAGTACGGCATCATCTACGTGGACGAAATCGACAAGATTGCCGCGTCAGGCAGCATCGTCGGTCCTGATGTGTCGCGTTCGGGAGTGCAGCGGGCGCTGCTGAAGCTGATGGAAGATACCGAAGTGGATTTGCGCACTCCGCATGATCTGGCCAGCCAGATGGAGGCGATGATGGAGACGCAGCGCAAGGGCAAAGCCGTGCGCAAGAAGGTCTCGACACGCAACATGCTCTTCATCATGTCCGGCGCATTCTCTGGACTGGCTGAGATTGTCCGCCGCCGTCTGTCAAAAGGAACGATGGGTTTTCAAAGGACGGGTGAAATCCCCACGAAGGACGAAGAGCTGCTGAAGCGCGTGACCACGACGGACTTGATTCAATACGGGTTCGAGTCGGAGTTCGTGGGCCGTTTACCGGTCACCGCACAGCTGACCGAACTGAATGAAGAGGCGCTCTACGACGTGCTTCGCAATCCGCATTCGGCGGTCATTCAGGGGAAAGTTCGCGACTTCGCGGCCTACGGCATCGAGTTGACGTTCGACGATGCCGCGTTGCGTGAAATGGCGCGCCGCGCTCACGCATTGGGAATCGGAGCACGAGGCTTAACGTCGGTTGCTGAACGCGCACTCATCAAGTTTGAAAAACTTCTGCCGTCATCTACTCTGCGTGCATTACATGTCACCGTAGAACTGATTAACCACCCCGATCAGGTGGCCGCCGAATTGCTGGTGACAGACGCCATCAACACCTTCCAGCGCGGCTTCCTCGAAAAACACGGGCTGGTGCTGGAGATTCCCGTGGAGTCGCACCGTTGGATTCGCGAGCACTTGGACGATGAACCGGTGCACATCGTCTATCGTCTGCAGCAGATGTTCTCGAATTACGAATACGGGATGAAGCTCGCCGGCAAGCAGAACCTGCAGGTCACGCCGGAGGTTCTGTCAGGTCCCGAGCAATATCTGGATGCCATGATAAAGAAGGCCTATACCGAGCGGGGAGAGACCTGA
- a CDS encoding replication-associated recombination protein A, whose protein sequence is MRPQTFAEYVGQEHLLGADALLTRLMAGGNIPSLIFWGDPGTGKTTLAKLLATTLSYAFVPISAVATGVPELRKHLEAASLRRKAGQRTLLFVDEIHRWSKAQQDALLHAVEDGTVTLLGATTENPSFEIISPLLSRARVLRLEPLGADQLLSLMRRALANDEILRGSGVQVEQEAESALLTLSGGDARALYNALELAAQIAPLKNGRRVIDRKLVETAVLRRLPRYDKAGDQHYDTISAFIKSVRASDPDAAVYYLARMLEAGEDPLFVARRLIILASEDIGNANPNGLVLAMSCYQAVHAIGMPEARIVLSQCATYLACSPKSNAAYIAIDKALEAVRTETSPEPVPLHLRNPVTGLMKREGYGAGYVYPHDRPGHFFESDNLPSRYQHTLFYEPTDQGREAELAERLARWWKKRRKS, encoded by the coding sequence ATGCGTCCGCAGACCTTTGCGGAGTATGTCGGACAAGAGCACCTGTTGGGAGCGGATGCTTTACTGACCCGCTTGATGGCTGGTGGCAATATACCGAGCTTGATTTTCTGGGGCGACCCGGGAACTGGGAAAACCACACTCGCCAAGCTCCTCGCCACCACGCTAAGCTATGCGTTCGTGCCGATTTCAGCCGTAGCGACGGGAGTGCCGGAACTCCGGAAGCATCTTGAGGCCGCAAGCCTGCGCCGGAAGGCCGGCCAGCGCACATTGCTCTTTGTGGACGAGATTCATCGCTGGTCGAAGGCTCAGCAGGATGCGCTCCTGCACGCCGTGGAAGATGGCACGGTTACGCTGTTGGGAGCCACGACCGAGAATCCGTCATTTGAGATTATCTCTCCGTTGCTGTCGCGCGCCCGCGTGTTGCGGTTGGAGCCGTTGGGCGCGGACCAGCTTTTGTCACTCATGCGCCGCGCACTGGCGAATGACGAAATCTTGCGCGGATCCGGTGTGCAGGTGGAACAAGAGGCCGAGTCCGCGCTCCTGACGCTCTCCGGTGGAGACGCACGTGCTCTTTATAATGCTTTGGAACTCGCCGCGCAGATCGCTCCGCTCAAGAATGGCCGGCGAGTCATTGACCGCAAGTTGGTTGAAACCGCTGTCTTGCGCAGGCTGCCACGCTATGACAAAGCCGGGGATCAGCACTACGACACGATTTCGGCTTTCATCAAAAGTGTGCGAGCCAGCGATCCCGATGCCGCTGTTTATTACTTGGCGCGCATGCTCGAAGCGGGCGAGGATCCGCTGTTCGTCGCTCGGCGATTGATCATCTTGGCCAGCGAAGACATTGGGAATGCGAACCCGAACGGATTGGTGCTGGCGATGTCGTGCTATCAGGCGGTGCATGCGATTGGCATGCCGGAAGCCCGCATTGTGCTGTCGCAATGTGCAACATATCTTGCCTGTTCGCCGAAGTCAAACGCGGCCTACATTGCCATTGACAAAGCCCTTGAAGCCGTCCGCACCGAAACCTCACCCGAACCGGTCCCGCTGCATCTGCGCAATCCCGTGACCGGTCTGATGAAGCGCGAAGGCTACGGTGCAGGCTATGTGTATCCGCACGATCGTCCGGGACACTTTTTTGAGTCCGATAACTTGCCCTCACGATATCAACACACGCTCTTCTATGAACCGACGGATCAGGGTCGAGAGGCGGAACTCGCCGAGCGTCTGGCCCGTTGGTGGAAGAAGCGTCGTAAGTCATAA
- the dapA gene encoding 4-hydroxy-tetrahydrodipicolinate synthase: MKTSHLRGSIVPVPTPFRNGQVDEAALQALIDWQIQNGAHGISVTGTTGEPSSLTADERMRVHQVAKDAVAGRVPFMPGTGCNNFDEAVTYSRNAERIGADALLLIAPYYNRPSQEGLFRYFTGICSQVGIPVILYNIPGRTAVNIEPETVARVVEKCPNVVGVKESNKDFEHINRLLHRMGREFLVYSGIELLCFPILAIGGAGFLSATANLLPRETANVYNLVQAGKWEEARELHYHMLPLNDAVFFEINPVPIKTGLSWMGKINFEVRLPLCEMSAPNQERLRKVMQSYNLI, from the coding sequence ATGAAAACTTCGCACTTGCGCGGCTCGATTGTCCCTGTGCCAACGCCATTTCGCAATGGTCAGGTGGACGAAGCCGCTCTGCAAGCCTTGATTGACTGGCAGATTCAGAACGGCGCGCACGGAATTTCTGTCACGGGAACTACCGGTGAACCCAGCTCGTTGACAGCAGACGAGCGCATGCGCGTGCATCAGGTTGCCAAAGACGCGGTCGCGGGCCGCGTGCCCTTCATGCCGGGCACAGGGTGCAACAACTTTGACGAAGCCGTGACGTATTCACGCAATGCTGAGAGAATCGGAGCGGATGCGCTGCTCCTGATAGCCCCTTACTATAATCGCCCGTCGCAGGAGGGACTGTTCCGCTACTTCACGGGAATCTGTTCACAAGTCGGCATACCCGTGATTCTGTATAACATTCCGGGCCGTACTGCCGTGAACATCGAACCGGAAACCGTCGCGCGCGTCGTCGAGAAGTGTCCGAACGTTGTCGGTGTCAAAGAGTCGAACAAAGACTTCGAACACATCAACCGCCTGCTGCACCGCATGGGCCGCGAGTTTCTGGTCTACTCGGGAATTGAACTCTTGTGTTTTCCCATTCTCGCCATCGGTGGCGCGGGCTTCCTGAGTGCGACGGCGAATCTGTTGCCGCGCGAAACGGCCAACGTCTACAATCTCGTGCAGGCCGGCAAGTGGGAAGAAGCACGTGAGCTGCATTATCACATGCTGCCCTTGAACGACGCTGTGTTTTTCGAGATCAATCCCGTGCCCATCAAAACCGGTCTGAGCTGGATGGGCAAAATTAACTTCGAAGTTCGTCTGCCACTCTGCGAAATGAGCGCCCCCAATCAGGAGCGCTTGCGCAAAGTCATGCAAAGCTACAATCTGATCTAA